One window of Chryseobacterium indologenes genomic DNA carries:
- a CDS encoding GNAT family N-acetyltransferase: MITREATEQDLEILLEFEQGIVTAERPFNSTLIEGEIHYYDLKHLIQSSDATVIVAEENNEIVASGYALIKKAEKDYYQFKEYAYLGFMYVKPEHRGKGINKVITDELVSWSKSKGISEVRLDVYAQNESAIKAYEKAGFEPHLLTMRLKP, from the coding sequence ATGATCACAAGAGAAGCCACAGAACAGGATTTAGAGATCCTTTTAGAATTTGAGCAAGGAATTGTTACTGCAGAAAGACCTTTCAACAGCACACTTATTGAAGGAGAAATTCATTATTATGATTTAAAACATCTTATACAGTCTTCAGATGCTACTGTAATTGTTGCCGAGGAGAATAATGAAATCGTTGCATCAGGATATGCCCTGATCAAAAAAGCAGAAAAAGATTATTATCAGTTTAAAGAATATGCCTATCTCGGTTTTATGTATGTAAAACCCGAGCACAGAGGTAAAGGGATTAATAAAGTGATTACAGATGAGCTTGTTTCCTGGTCAAAATCAAAGGGAATCAGTGAGGTAAGACTTGATGTATATGCTCAGAATGAATCTGCCATAAAAGCTTATGAAAAAGCAGGTTTTGAACCTCATCTTCTCACCATGAGACTGAAACCGTAA
- a CDS encoding carboxylesterase family protein → MTPNQQETFIFNTRFGRIIALKEQGIIRAKSIRYAYSERFQKPVAVKFSSSDIIAPEKTPVCPQALSPLVEKMIGTTPVESFEADESTQYLSITRPETVSENEKLPVIVWIHGGSHEIGCGDLATADPAEWVKEQHVIVVAVSYRLGLFGFLGGDETRPANLGLLDIIEALKWIKTHIADFNGDENNITLLGQSSGGDAIAHLMISEGVEDLFQRVIIQSAPLGLRHQRQKMSAEFLKKTEILKDETDVLKMMDEYGKFLPSIMKYGLKAAMPFGTQYGYFPLCKEEESVEMWKKNARKYDVLIGLNNDETAFYLKTSEALNKYFGKGFGLKLMDKTVEKTTAFIYGNPAKQFAQNLAEAGGNVYLFRIHSKLKDNHIGAPHCIDLPLIFGNESAWKSSELLKDIPWSRIHENGKKLRTLWAEFARTGKIADTSEKPEILELKKM, encoded by the coding sequence ATGACACCAAATCAGCAAGAAACCTTTATTTTTAATACCCGTTTCGGGAGAATTATAGCATTGAAAGAACAAGGAATTATCAGGGCTAAAAGTATTCGCTATGCCTATTCTGAGAGATTTCAAAAACCTGTTGCTGTAAAATTTTCATCATCTGATATTATTGCTCCTGAAAAAACTCCGGTGTGTCCTCAAGCTTTAAGTCCACTTGTAGAAAAAATGATTGGTACGACCCCTGTTGAGAGCTTTGAAGCTGATGAATCTACACAATATCTTTCAATCACCCGTCCTGAAACAGTTTCTGAAAATGAAAAACTTCCCGTTATAGTCTGGATTCATGGAGGATCTCATGAAATAGGCTGTGGTGATCTTGCCACTGCAGATCCCGCGGAATGGGTGAAAGAACAGCATGTCATTGTTGTTGCTGTTTCATATCGATTGGGATTATTTGGATTTTTAGGTGGAGATGAAACAAGGCCCGCCAATCTTGGCTTGTTGGATATAATCGAAGCATTAAAGTGGATAAAAACCCATATTGCAGATTTCAATGGAGATGAAAACAATATTACCCTTCTTGGACAGTCTTCAGGAGGTGATGCCATTGCGCATTTAATGATTTCTGAAGGAGTGGAGGATTTATTTCAGCGTGTTATTATCCAGAGTGCACCTTTGGGCTTACGTCATCAAAGACAGAAAATGTCTGCGGAATTTCTGAAAAAGACAGAAATATTGAAAGATGAAACTGATGTCTTAAAAATGATGGATGAATACGGGAAATTTTTACCATCTATCATGAAATACGGTCTGAAAGCAGCGATGCCTTTTGGCACTCAATACGGATATTTCCCTTTATGCAAAGAAGAAGAATCAGTGGAAATGTGGAAAAAGAATGCCCGGAAATATGATGTACTCATTGGTTTGAATAATGATGAAACTGCTTTTTATCTCAAAACTTCTGAAGCTTTAAATAAATATTTCGGAAAAGGATTTGGCTTAAAGCTTATGGATAAAACGGTTGAAAAAACTACAGCATTTATCTATGGGAATCCTGCAAAGCAATTTGCACAGAATCTTGCTGAAGCTGGTGGAAATGTTTATTTGTTCAGAATTCATTCAAAACTGAAAGATAATCATATCGGGGCTCCTCACTGTATTGATCTTCCTTTGATCTTTGGGAATGAATCTGCCTGGAAATCTTCCGAACTGCTGAAAGATATTCCCTGGAGCCGTATTCATGAAAACGGTAAAAAATTACGGACGCTTTGGGCTGAATTTGCCAGAACCGGAAAAATAGCTGATACCTCCGAAAAACCGGAAATCCTAGAACTCAAAAAGATGTAA
- a CDS encoding alpha-amylase: MNPTMIQFFHWYSEGNGKLWKEAEKQARYLAKLGITSVWFPPAYKGTNGGYSTGYDAYDLYDLGEFDQKGTIPTKYGTKNEYIKAIKALKKQNIQIIVDIVLGHKAGGDELEKFKVVKVDEENREKIISDIIEIESYTKFTFPGRGKKYSDFEWNFTCFSGVDYAEGMESHIYKIQSEYGDDWEEMIHDEKGNYDYLMYNDIEHRNPFVREELNHWAKWYFDQTDFDGVRLDALKHISFDFYKEWLTMLRSNSGKNIFAVGEYWAPGYLHLLQKYIEVTEGCMSLFDSSLQNNFHNASKEGGSYDLRRIFDETLTQADPMHAVSLVANHDTQPLQDLEAPVESWFKPIAYALILLRKDGYPCVFYPDLYGAHYIDKDSGGHDQEIFMPKVDGIEELLKARKEHAYGDQQDYFEDANCLGWVRTGDDEHSGCAVVLSNKDAYNKPMEVGQLYAGKKFKDLLKRFKEKITIDENGWGNFPVPAGNVSVWIPE, encoded by the coding sequence ATGAACCCAACCATGATTCAGTTTTTTCACTGGTATTCTGAAGGAAACGGAAAGTTGTGGAAAGAAGCCGAAAAACAGGCCAGATATTTAGCAAAACTAGGAATTACTTCGGTGTGGTTTCCTCCCGCTTACAAGGGAACAAATGGCGGTTACTCTACCGGCTATGACGCTTATGATCTCTATGACCTAGGAGAATTTGACCAAAAGGGAACTATCCCCACCAAATACGGTACAAAAAACGAGTATATAAAAGCCATTAAAGCCCTAAAGAAACAAAATATACAAATCATCGTCGATATTGTTCTTGGCCATAAAGCCGGAGGTGATGAACTGGAGAAATTCAAAGTGGTAAAAGTAGATGAAGAGAACAGGGAAAAAATTATTTCCGATATTATCGAAATTGAGTCTTATACCAAATTTACCTTTCCCGGAAGAGGAAAAAAATATTCTGATTTTGAATGGAACTTCACCTGCTTTAGTGGCGTAGATTACGCAGAAGGTATGGAATCCCACATCTATAAAATACAGTCTGAATATGGCGATGACTGGGAAGAAATGATTCACGATGAAAAAGGGAATTACGACTACCTGATGTACAATGATATCGAACACAGAAATCCTTTTGTAAGGGAAGAGCTTAACCACTGGGCAAAGTGGTATTTTGACCAGACAGATTTCGATGGAGTGAGACTGGATGCCTTGAAGCATATTTCGTTTGACTTTTATAAAGAATGGCTCACTATGCTTCGTTCCAATTCTGGAAAAAATATTTTTGCCGTAGGTGAATACTGGGCTCCCGGATATCTTCATCTGCTTCAAAAGTATATTGAAGTGACTGAAGGCTGCATGAGCCTTTTCGACAGTTCTCTTCAAAACAATTTTCATAATGCTTCAAAAGAAGGCGGTTCTTATGATCTCCGCAGAATTTTTGATGAAACTCTTACCCAGGCAGACCCGATGCATGCTGTCAGTTTAGTGGCCAATCATGATACCCAGCCGCTTCAGGACCTTGAAGCTCCCGTAGAGTCCTGGTTCAAACCTATTGCTTATGCTTTGATCTTATTGAGAAAAGATGGATATCCATGTGTTTTTTATCCTGATTTGTATGGCGCCCATTATATTGATAAAGACTCAGGAGGCCACGACCAGGAAATATTCATGCCGAAAGTGGACGGAATTGAAGAATTATTAAAAGCAAGGAAAGAACATGCTTATGGTGACCAGCAGGATTATTTTGAGGATGCCAATTGCCTTGGATGGGTTCGTACAGGTGATGATGAACATTCAGGATGTGCTGTAGTATTAAGTAATAAAGATGCTTACAACAAGCCTATGGAAGTAGGACAGCTTTATGCAGGAAAAAAATTTAAAGATCTTTTGAAGCGATTCAAAGAAAAAATAACTATTGATGAAAACGGATGGGGAAATTTCCCTGTTCCGGCAGGAAATGTAAGCGTTTGGATCCCTGAGTAA
- a CDS encoding TlpA family protein disulfide reductase, translating into MKKLILIFMIGIFGMSYSQKVPAVLKTGFSKEALQQKLEDEEGKAVTIQQILDQHKGKVLVIDFWAGWCRDCLKALPKAKELEDNNKNIDFVFLSLDRSKEGFEKSLERFEMKDKENYWFSTGWKNDFNNYVDLNWIPRYMIIDQKSSIAKYYAISPEDPELQQTIDQLLK; encoded by the coding sequence ATGAAAAAGTTGATACTAATTTTTATGATAGGTATTTTTGGGATGAGTTATTCACAAAAAGTTCCTGCCGTTCTTAAAACGGGATTTTCAAAAGAGGCTTTGCAACAGAAACTGGAAGATGAAGAAGGAAAAGCCGTTACCATCCAGCAGATTCTTGATCAGCATAAAGGAAAGGTTTTAGTTATTGATTTTTGGGCAGGATGGTGTAGAGATTGCTTAAAGGCACTTCCAAAAGCTAAAGAACTGGAAGATAACAACAAAAATATTGATTTTGTATTTCTATCATTAGACCGTTCAAAAGAAGGGTTTGAAAAAAGTCTGGAAAGATTTGAGATGAAAGACAAAGAAAATTATTGGTTTTCTACAGGATGGAAAAATGATTTCAACAATTATGTAGATCTTAACTGGATTCCAAGATATATGATAATCGATCAGAAATCTTCTATCGCAAAATATTATGCAATATCACCTGAAGATCCTGAACTTCAGCAAACCATAGATCAACTTTTAAAATAA
- a CDS encoding winged helix-turn-helix transcriptional regulator produces MTAIKESSTIQENRKTVQDCPVMYVMERIGGFWKPIILFNLSTGEKRYSELKKAIPAVTEKMLIQHLKQLETDGLIIRTAKPVIPPHVTYKLSEAGNELAPVIDAMAAWAFQDMERHDNKCVKGNQYIVNQAQNTFSQNLKK; encoded by the coding sequence ATGACAGCAATCAAAGAAAGTTCAACCATTCAGGAAAACAGAAAGACGGTACAGGATTGTCCTGTAATGTACGTTATGGAAAGAATCGGTGGATTTTGGAAACCGATTATCCTGTTCAATCTTTCCACCGGAGAAAAAAGATACAGCGAATTGAAAAAAGCAATTCCTGCCGTAACGGAAAAAATGCTCATTCAGCATCTGAAGCAGCTGGAAACAGATGGATTGATTATCAGAACGGCGAAACCTGTAATTCCTCCACATGTTACTTATAAATTAAGTGAAGCCGGTAATGAGCTTGCTCCCGTTATTGATGCCATGGCAGCCTGGGCTTTTCAGGATATGGAAAGACATGATAATAAATGTGTTAAAGGAAATCAATATATCGTAAATCAGGCTCAGAATACATTTAGTCAAAATCTAAAAAAATAA
- a CDS encoding purine-nucleoside phosphorylase, with protein MLEKIKETADFIKNIIQETPDFAVVLGSGLGKLQNEVEPIHVLEYKDIPHFPQTTVAGHTGKLIYGLLEGKKVLMMSGRFHYYEGHSMETVTFPVRVFHLLGIQNLILSNACGGVNPAYSVADIVILKDHINMMPEHPLRGKNIDELGPRFVDMSEPYNKKMIATAEKAAADHQIKTHQGVYVALQGPTFETPAEYGMIKAIGGDMVGMSTVPEVIVARHMGMDVFCVSVITDLGGPDIAFAVSHEEVLNAANKAMPNVIAVVKGLIKNYQ; from the coding sequence ATGTTAGAAAAAATTAAAGAGACCGCAGATTTTATTAAAAATATTATTCAGGAAACACCTGATTTTGCGGTTGTTTTAGGATCCGGGCTGGGAAAACTACAAAATGAAGTAGAACCGATCCATGTTTTAGAGTACAAAGACATTCCTCATTTTCCACAAACTACAGTAGCAGGGCATACCGGAAAACTGATTTATGGACTCCTGGAAGGAAAAAAAGTTCTGATGATGAGCGGCCGTTTCCATTATTACGAAGGACATTCGATGGAAACCGTAACTTTTCCTGTGAGAGTTTTTCATTTACTGGGCATTCAAAACCTGATTCTTTCCAATGCGTGCGGCGGCGTAAATCCTGCTTACAGTGTTGCAGATATCGTTATTCTGAAAGATCACATCAATATGATGCCTGAGCATCCGCTTCGGGGGAAAAATATAGATGAGCTTGGACCGCGTTTTGTGGATATGAGCGAGCCTTATAACAAAAAAATGATTGCCACTGCGGAAAAAGCTGCTGCAGATCACCAAATAAAAACCCATCAGGGAGTTTACGTAGCACTACAAGGACCAACTTTTGAAACTCCGGCCGAATACGGCATGATCAAAGCCATCGGCGGTGATATGGTAGGAATGAGCACTGTTCCTGAGGTCATTGTTGCCAGACATATGGGAATGGATGTTTTCTGCGTCTCCGTAATCACAGATCTTGGCGGACCGGATATAGCTTTTGCCGTTTCTCACGAAGAGGTTTTAAATGCAGCCAATAAAGCAATGCCCAATGTAATTGCCGTTGTGAAAGGCTTGATTAAAAACTATCAGTAG
- a CDS encoding NAD(P)-dependent alcohol dehydrogenase: MSTITVKAYGAESTTTDLKEMNIERREVTAKDVEIEILYCGVCHSDLHTARNDWGGSLYPVVPGHEIVGRITKVGSEVSKFKAGDLAAVGCMVDSCGHCDSCQHDLEQYCQNGFTGTYNGKDKHLGGHTFGGYSQKVVVDEHFVLSVPENLDLAAVAPLLCAGITTWSPLRHWNAGPGSKVAVVGLGGLGHMAIKLAKGLGAEVTLFSRTPGKTDDAKQLGADHVVISTDDSQMDAVKGKFDLIIDTVPYEHDINPYMQTLSLNGTLVLVGFVGEFQETQVSTRPMIFQRRSVAGSLIGGIAETQELLDFCGKHNIVSDIELIKMQDINNAYERMLKSDVKYRFVIDMQSL, encoded by the coding sequence ATGAGTACAATTACAGTAAAAGCTTATGGAGCAGAGTCTACCACGACAGATCTGAAAGAAATGAATATCGAAAGAAGAGAAGTCACTGCAAAAGATGTAGAAATTGAAATTCTATACTGCGGAGTATGCCACTCTGACCTTCATACTGCAAGAAATGACTGGGGCGGATCTTTGTATCCTGTAGTTCCGGGACATGAAATTGTGGGGAGAATTACCAAAGTAGGAAGCGAAGTTTCGAAATTTAAAGCAGGTGATCTTGCAGCAGTAGGATGCATGGTAGATTCATGCGGACATTGCGACAGCTGCCAACATGATCTGGAACAATATTGCCAGAATGGATTTACAGGGACTTACAATGGAAAAGACAAACATCTTGGTGGCCATACTTTTGGAGGATATTCCCAAAAAGTAGTGGTTGATGAACATTTTGTTTTAAGTGTTCCTGAAAATCTGGATCTGGCAGCAGTAGCACCTCTTCTATGTGCAGGAATCACTACATGGTCTCCGTTAAGACACTGGAATGCTGGGCCGGGTTCTAAAGTAGCCGTTGTAGGGTTAGGCGGTTTAGGACACATGGCTATTAAATTAGCAAAAGGATTGGGAGCTGAAGTTACGTTGTTCTCAAGAACTCCCGGAAAAACGGATGATGCCAAACAGCTTGGAGCAGATCATGTAGTAATTTCTACTGATGATTCTCAAATGGATGCTGTAAAGGGTAAATTTGATCTTATCATTGATACAGTACCTTATGAGCACGACATCAATCCTTATATGCAAACGCTGTCTCTGAACGGCACCCTGGTTCTTGTAGGATTCGTAGGTGAATTCCAGGAAACACAAGTAAGCACCAGACCAATGATCTTCCAGCGTCGTTCTGTTGCAGGATCTTTGATCGGAGGTATTGCAGAAACCCAGGAGTTGTTAGATTTCTGTGGAAAACATAATATCGTCTCTGATATTGAACTGATTAAAATGCAGGATATCAACAATGCGTATGAAAGAATGCTGAAAAGCGATGTAAAATACCGTTTCGTGATTGATATGCAGTCTTTGTAA
- the truA gene encoding tRNA pseudouridine(38-40) synthase TruA gives MWSYYNTLRYFIEFSYNGKNYFGYQIQPDAISVQEELEKALSTILREEIKTTGAGRTDTGVHAKKIFAHFDTEKEVNDQLPRRLNSFLPPDISIKRIFPVKDDFHARFDATYRTYEYYISLEKNPFTQESAWQHWKRGLDIDAMNEACKILFEYEDFTSFAKLKTDNKTNICKIYKAEWEQNGSELKFTVSANRFLRNMVRAIVGTMVEIGTGKLKPEDLRTVIEDKNRNAAGTSAPGHGLYLVDVGYEF, from the coding sequence TTGTGGAGTTATTACAATACATTGAGATACTTTATAGAATTTTCTTACAACGGAAAGAATTATTTCGGCTACCAGATACAGCCGGATGCCATTTCTGTACAGGAAGAACTGGAAAAAGCACTTTCCACAATTTTAAGGGAAGAGATTAAAACTACAGGAGCAGGAAGAACGGATACAGGGGTTCATGCCAAAAAAATATTTGCTCATTTTGATACGGAAAAGGAAGTAAACGATCAGCTTCCACGCAGGCTGAACAGTTTTCTTCCGCCTGATATTTCCATTAAAAGGATTTTTCCGGTAAAAGATGATTTCCACGCCCGTTTTGATGCTACGTACAGAACCTATGAGTATTATATCTCACTGGAAAAAAATCCATTCACTCAGGAATCGGCCTGGCAGCACTGGAAAAGAGGATTGGATATTGATGCCATGAATGAAGCCTGTAAGATTCTTTTTGAATACGAGGATTTTACCAGTTTTGCCAAATTAAAAACCGACAACAAAACCAATATCTGCAAAATCTATAAAGCAGAATGGGAACAGAATGGTTCGGAACTGAAATTTACTGTTTCGGCTAACCGATTTTTGAGAAACATGGTTCGTGCGATTGTGGGAACAATGGTAGAAATAGGAACCGGAAAACTGAAACCAGAAGATCTTCGTACTGTGATTGAAGATAAAAACCGCAATGCTGCCGGAACTTCAGCTCCGGGACATGGGTTGTATCTTGTGGATGTTGGTTACGAATTTTAA
- a CDS encoding helix-turn-helix domain-containing protein, protein MENQEVEIYNSVSEYNKMANHETLHPLVSIIDFSRSDLICQHKRKFGFYTVFLKDVMCGDMLYGKHSYDYQEGTLVFIAPGQTYGIYNKDKFVQPAGFALIFHPDLIKGTNLGKNMKDYSFFSYDVHEALHLSEKEREVVLDCFKNIKLELEQAIDKHSKSLIVNNIELFLNYCMRFYDRQFITRDYINQGVIGKFENLVDDYLKSEDPKNIGFPMVNYFAEKLNLSANYFGDLIKKELGISAQEFIHNKLIDIAKEQILDQAKTISEISYDLGFKYPQHFTRLFKTKVGISPSEYKILN, encoded by the coding sequence ATGGAAAATCAGGAGGTTGAAATCTATAACAGTGTCTCGGAATATAATAAAATGGCCAATCATGAAACCCTGCATCCCCTGGTAAGCATCATAGATTTTTCCAGATCCGATCTTATCTGTCAGCACAAAAGGAAATTCGGCTTTTATACCGTTTTTCTGAAAGATGTAATGTGCGGAGATATGCTGTATGGAAAGCACAGCTACGACTATCAGGAAGGGACATTGGTTTTCATTGCTCCCGGACAAACCTATGGAATCTATAATAAAGATAAGTTTGTTCAGCCTGCAGGTTTTGCCCTGATCTTTCATCCTGACTTAATAAAAGGAACCAACCTAGGGAAGAATATGAAAGACTATTCCTTTTTCTCTTATGATGTACATGAAGCCTTACACCTCTCAGAAAAAGAAAGGGAAGTGGTACTGGACTGCTTTAAAAATATTAAGCTGGAACTGGAACAGGCTATTGATAAACACAGTAAATCTTTAATTGTTAATAATATTGAACTGTTCCTTAATTACTGCATGCGTTTTTACGACCGTCAGTTTATTACCAGAGATTATATCAACCAGGGAGTGATTGGAAAATTTGAAAATCTGGTTGATGATTACTTAAAATCTGAGGATCCGAAAAATATAGGTTTTCCCATGGTTAATTATTTTGCAGAAAAACTGAACCTGTCTGCCAATTATTTCGGTGACCTGATTAAAAAAGAACTGGGAATTTCTGCACAGGAATTTATCCACAACAAACTTATTGATATCGCCAAAGAACAGATTCTGGATCAGGCAAAAACAATCAGTGAGATTTCCTATGATTTAGGTTTCAAATATCCGCAGCATTTTACAAGGCTGTTTAAAACTAAAGTTGGTATTTCTCCAAGTGAATATAAAATCCTGAACTAG
- the lpxK gene encoding tetraacyldisaccharide 4'-kinase: MKRWYLYPFSLGYHLVTGIRNTMYDLGIFKSTKFKTPIINVGNLSVGGSGKSPMVMYLAQYLSKHYRTGVLSRGYGRLTKGYEVTNYESNYKMVGDEAMQLFERFKNRFVIAVSEERVPGAKKVIEDMDLEVLVLDDAMQHRAIKAGFNILMTDFNDPFFKDYLLPAGDLRESRAGYKRANIIMVSKCPDELTEETKRYYISRIRPSYGQKVFFSSIGYDENVYGKDKMLPDNNLNYYDILLITGIANPKPLLEHLAKFSKRVKHLKFRDHHNFTDDDIKKILAEYKKLGEYKLILTTEKDYVRLKTFDYLREIVYYWPINVLIDKKEEFNQIILDYVRKN; this comes from the coding sequence ATGAAAAGATGGTACCTTTATCCTTTTTCCCTTGGTTATCATTTGGTAACGGGTATCCGGAACACAATGTATGATCTGGGAATTTTTAAATCGACAAAATTCAAAACACCGATAATCAATGTCGGCAACCTTTCTGTGGGCGGAAGCGGAAAGTCACCCATGGTGATGTATCTTGCCCAATATCTATCCAAACATTACAGAACCGGAGTACTTTCACGAGGCTACGGAAGGCTGACAAAAGGCTACGAAGTAACCAATTATGAAAGTAATTACAAAATGGTGGGTGATGAGGCAATGCAGCTTTTTGAACGTTTTAAAAACCGTTTTGTCATTGCTGTTTCCGAAGAACGTGTTCCCGGAGCCAAAAAAGTAATTGAAGACATGGACCTTGAAGTTCTGGTATTGGATGATGCTATGCAGCACAGAGCCATCAAAGCAGGATTCAATATTCTAATGACCGACTTTAATGATCCTTTTTTCAAAGACTATCTTCTTCCGGCAGGAGATCTGAGAGAATCCAGAGCAGGATATAAAAGAGCCAACATCATTATGGTCAGCAAATGTCCCGATGAACTGACTGAGGAAACAAAAAGATATTATATTTCAAGAATAAGACCTTCTTATGGACAGAAAGTTTTCTTTTCATCCATCGGTTATGACGAAAATGTATACGGAAAAGATAAAATGCTTCCGGATAATAACCTGAATTATTATGATATTTTACTGATCACCGGAATTGCCAATCCTAAACCCCTTCTGGAACATCTGGCAAAATTTTCAAAAAGGGTAAAACATTTAAAGTTCAGGGATCATCATAATTTCACGGACGATGATATTAAAAAAATCCTTGCCGAGTATAAAAAATTAGGGGAATATAAACTGATATTAACCACAGAGAAAGACTATGTACGTCTGAAAACTTTTGACTATCTTAGAGAAATTGTTTACTACTGGCCTATCAATGTATTGATTGATAAGAAAGAAGAATTCAATCAAATCATCTTAGATTATGTTAGAAAAAATTAA
- the dinB gene encoding DNA polymerase IV, with protein MDFSLPLRKIIHVDMDAFYASVEQHDNPTLKGKPIAVGGQHRGVVAAASYEARKYGVRSAMPSKTAKEKCPHLIFVPPRFARYKEISKKIREIFYEYTDLVEPLSLDEAYLDVTENKKGMESANLIAKEIRQKIFEQTGLTASAGISVNKFLAKVASDINKPNGQKTIHPDKMEHFLEELPVEKFYGVGKVTANKMFSLGIYKGKDLKKRSLEDLMRLFGKSGIHYYNVVRGIHTSEVKPHRIQKSVAVERTFFEDLLDEQQINEKLESLAQEIHQRLQKNNILGRTLTLKIKYKDFSLFTRSITREDYFSSPEQYFNTGRKLWELRPFDKAVRLLGLSLSQLNTEEKKQVSVQLKIPFEEFESD; from the coding sequence ATGGATTTTTCTTTGCCCCTTCGTAAAATTATTCATGTGGATATGGACGCATTCTATGCTTCTGTGGAGCAGCATGATAATCCTACATTGAAAGGCAAGCCTATTGCAGTTGGAGGACAGCATCGTGGTGTAGTTGCTGCGGCAAGCTATGAAGCCAGAAAATATGGAGTACGCTCTGCGATGCCCAGCAAGACCGCAAAAGAAAAATGTCCGCATCTTATTTTTGTTCCTCCCCGATTTGCCAGATATAAAGAAATTTCAAAAAAAATCCGGGAAATTTTCTATGAATATACTGATCTGGTAGAACCTCTTTCTCTGGATGAAGCCTATCTGGATGTCACCGAAAATAAAAAAGGAATGGAATCTGCCAACCTGATCGCAAAGGAAATTCGTCAGAAAATTTTTGAACAGACAGGATTGACGGCGTCTGCAGGAATATCAGTCAATAAGTTTTTGGCCAAGGTAGCTTCCGATATCAATAAACCAAATGGACAAAAAACCATTCATCCTGATAAAATGGAGCATTTCCTGGAAGAACTGCCTGTAGAAAAATTTTATGGAGTTGGAAAAGTTACGGCTAATAAAATGTTTAGTTTAGGAATTTATAAAGGAAAAGACTTAAAAAAAAGATCACTTGAAGATCTTATGAGACTTTTTGGAAAATCCGGTATCCATTATTACAATGTAGTCCGGGGGATTCATACTTCTGAAGTAAAACCTCATCGGATTCAGAAAAGCGTGGCTGTGGAAAGAACTTTTTTTGAAGATCTTCTGGATGAACAGCAGATTAATGAAAAGCTGGAAAGTCTTGCTCAGGAAATTCATCAAAGATTACAGAAAAATAATATTCTCGGAAGAACTTTAACATTAAAAATAAAATATAAGGATTTCTCCCTTTTCACAAGAAGCATCACACGGGAAGATTATTTTTCGTCACCGGAACAGTACTTCAACACAGGAAGAAAGCTCTGGGAACTCCGCCCATTCGATAAGGCCGTACGTCTACTCGGACTCTCTCTCTCCCAGCTGAATACGGAAGAAAAAAAACAGGTTTCCGTTCAACTAAAAATCCCGTTTGAAGAATTTGAAAGTGATTAG